The Streptomyces sp. NBC_00162 genome window below encodes:
- a CDS encoding IS701 family transposase translates to MGGVLGDVRAWAAGLGEVHERFVHRFARSEPRESALAYMRGLVSPLERKNGWTLAEEAGHGGPDRMHRLLNRCDWDADEVLDDVRDYVFEHLGDPEAVLIVDDTGFLKKGIRSAGVQRQYSGTAGRTENCQVGVFLAYAGERGRTLIDRRLYLPTSWTDDRERCRAAGIEDTVAFETKVVIAKAMVRRAIAEKIPFRWVTADAAYGFSKGWRTELERADVFHVMATTRHDTVVSRWAMDHPVHDLFNGLARQKWKRRSCGMGAHGPRVYDWARVEVRPWHREDRRHWVIARRSVSRPDQISFYIAYCPAETTLDELIHVAGSRWAVEECFQTAKQECGLDDYQVRRYPGWHRHITLAMAAHVCLTVLKAREANTGKAETDPPSSYPSPSPKSDA, encoded by the coding sequence ATGGGTGGGGTACTTGGTGATGTGAGGGCGTGGGCGGCGGGTCTGGGTGAGGTGCATGAGCGGTTCGTGCACCGGTTTGCCCGGTCGGAGCCGCGTGAGTCGGCACTGGCGTATATGCGGGGTCTGGTATCTCCGCTGGAGCGGAAGAACGGCTGGACACTCGCGGAAGAGGCTGGGCATGGGGGCCCGGACCGCATGCACCGGCTGCTGAACCGGTGCGACTGGGACGCTGATGAAGTCCTCGACGACGTCCGCGACTACGTCTTCGAGCATCTCGGTGACCCCGAAGCGGTCCTGATCGTGGACGACACCGGCTTCCTGAAGAAGGGCATCCGCTCGGCCGGCGTCCAGCGCCAATACTCGGGAACGGCGGGCCGCACGGAGAACTGCCAGGTCGGTGTCTTCCTCGCCTATGCCGGCGAACGCGGTCGCACGCTGATCGACCGCCGCTTGTATCTGCCCACGTCGTGGACCGATGACCGGGAACGGTGCCGGGCCGCGGGCATCGAGGACACGGTCGCCTTCGAGACGAAAGTGGTCATCGCCAAGGCGATGGTCCGCCGGGCGATCGCGGAGAAGATCCCGTTCCGCTGGGTGACCGCGGACGCTGCCTACGGCTTCTCCAAGGGCTGGCGGACCGAGTTGGAGCGGGCTGATGTCTTCCACGTCATGGCCACCACCCGGCACGACACTGTCGTCTCCCGCTGGGCCATGGACCACCCGGTCCACGACCTGTTCAACGGCCTTGCGAGGCAGAAGTGGAAGCGTCGTTCCTGCGGGATGGGCGCCCACGGCCCGCGGGTCTACGACTGGGCACGCGTGGAGGTCCGGCCCTGGCACCGCGAGGACCGCCGGCACTGGGTCATCGCCCGCCGAAGCGTGAGCCGGCCCGACCAGATCTCCTTCTACATCGCCTACTGCCCCGCCGAGACCACCCTCGACGAACTCATTCACGTTGCGGGCAGCCGGTGGGCGGTCGAGGAATGCTTCCAGACCGCGAAACAGGAATGCGGCCTGGACGACTACCAGGTCCGCCGATATCCCGGCTGGCACCGCCACATCACCCTCGCCATGGCCGCCCACGTCTGCCTCACCGTCCTGAAGGCCCGCGAGGCCAACACAGGGAAAGCAGAAACGGATCCTCCCAGCTCATACCCCTCACCCTCCCCGAAATCCGACGCCTGA
- a CDS encoding IS5 family transposase (programmed frameshift), which produces MVDDDLWALIEPLLPPWPTRSPGPRPVADRLCLQGILYVLCNDIAWQLLPPELGFGSGQTCWRRLERWQQAGVFDQLHRILLAELNAAGRLDWSRACVDGSHIRAKKRGADTGPSPVDRRKTGSKHHLICDGRGTPLKVITTAANVNDVTQTLALVDGIPPVAGRPGRPRRRPEALLGDKGYDSNPNREELRKRRILPVISRKGAPNIKGMGKLRYVVEQTFALLHHFKRLAVRWERRTELHDAFVSLACSLICWRRLNKPSS; this is translated from the exons ATCGTGGATGACGACTTGTGGGCACTGATCGAGCCGCTGCTGCCGCCCTGGCCGACGAGGTCACCAGGGCCGCGGCCGGTCGCTGACCGGCTGTGCCTGCAAGGCATCTTGTACGTCCTCTGCAACGACATCGCCTGGCAACTCCTGCCCCCTGAGCTGGGGTTCGGCTCCGGACAGACCTGCTGGCGAAGGCTGGAGCGGTGGCAGCAGGCCGGGGTCTTCGACCAGCTGCACCGCATCCTCCTCGCCGAGCTGAACGCGGCCGGCCGCCTCGACTGGTCCAGGGCATGCGTGGACGGCTCCCACATCCGCGCGAA AAAAAGGGGCGCCGACACCGGTCCGTCGCCGGTCGACCGGCGGAAGACGGGCAGCAAACACCATCTGATCTGCGACGGACGCGGCACCCCGCTCAAAGTCATCACGACCGCGGCGAACGTCAACGACGTCACCCAGACCCTCGCCCTGGTCGACGGCATCCCACCCGTGGCGGGCCGACCCGGCCGTCCGCGCCGTCGTCCCGAGGCCCTGCTCGGAGACAAGGGCTACGACTCCAACCCCAACCGCGAGGAGCTGCGTAAACGCCGGATCCTGCCGGTCATCTCCCGCAAGGGAGCCCCGAACATCAAGGGTATGGGCAAGCTCCGCTACGTCGTGGAACAGACCTTCGCCCTGCTCCACCACTTCAAACGACTCGCCGTCCGATGGGAACGCCGCACCGAACTCCACGACGCTTTCGTCTCCCTCGCCTGCAGCCTCATCTGCTGGAGACGCCTCAACAAGCCCAGCTCATGA
- a CDS encoding IS5 family transposase (programmed frameshift) — protein MGRGDLTNAEWDRLESFLPPGGARGGRWSDHRRVINGVLYRVRTGVQWRDLPERFGPWETVYKRHRRWSADGTWTMLLSRIQATEDATGQIDWDVSVDSTAVRAHQHAAGARKAPTGPGSPKGERWGDEPGRSGIAETGGPARGSGQIGECLGRSRGGFTTKIHLAADGRCRPLALVLTPGHYGDGPQFERVLEQVSVPRIGVGRPRTRPDHVLADKAYTSRKNRRYLRRRGIRHTIPERRDQQRHRRNRGSRGGRPTGFDSERYKKRNTVERAINRLKGFRAVATRYEKRAYIYLGTVTLAALIIWLRT, from the exons ATGGGCCGTGGGGATCTGACGAACGCGGAGTGGGACCGGCTGGAGTCGTTCCTGCCTCCTGGTGGCGCCCGTGGGGGCCGGTGGAGTGATCACCGCCGGGTGATCAACGGGGTGCTCTACCGGGTTCGGACGGGCGTGCAGTGGCGGGATCTACCGGAGCGGTTCGGGCCGTGGGAGACCGTCTACAAACGCCATCGCCGCTGGTCAGCCGATGGAACGTGGACGATGCTGCTGTCCCGGATCCAGGCGACCGAAGACGCCACGGGCCAGATCGACTGGGACGTCTCGGTGGACTCGACAGCGGTGCGGGCCCACCAGCACGCCGCCGGCGCAAGGAAGGCACCGACGG GCCCTGGCTCCCCAAAAGGGGAACGTTGGGGGGACGAACCAGGTCGATCCGGCATTGCGGAAACTGGCGGTCCGGCTCGAGGAAGTGGTCAGATCGGCGAGTGCCTGGGACGCTCCCGCGGCGGATTCACCACCAAAATCCACCTCGCCGCTGACGGGCGATGCCGGCCTCTCGCCCTCGTCCTGACACCCGGACACTACGGTGACGGCCCGCAATTCGAGCGGGTACTGGAGCAGGTCTCCGTGCCCCGTATCGGAGTGGGACGGCCCCGCACCCGGCCCGACCATGTCCTGGCGGACAAGGCCTACACATCCCGGAAGAACCGTCGCTACCTGCGACGACGCGGAATCCGGCACACCATCCCCGAACGCCGCGACCAGCAAAGACACCGCAGGAACCGCGGTTCCCGAGGCGGCCGCCCCACCGGCTTCGACAGCGAGCGCTACAAGAAACGCAACACCGTCGAACGCGCCATCAATCGCCTGAAGGGCTTCCGCGCCGTCGCCACCCGTTACGAGAAACGCGCCTACATCTACCTCGGCACCGTCACCCTCGCAGCCCTCATCATCTGGCTCCGCACATGA
- a CDS encoding IS630 family transposase has translation MSRPGPKIPPLSVTDAQRAVLEGWLRRRTTAQALAQRSRIVLECAEGHSVMEVSRRLRIAPDTVRTWRRRFLEHGLDGLGDEPRPGVPRKITDADVERVIVKTLEETPRNATHWSTRSMAAATGMSQSTVSRIWRAFALAPHRSQTFKLSTDPLFIDKVRDVVGLYLDPPEKALVLCVDEKSQIQALDRSQPVLPMMPGVPERRSHDYIRAGTTTLFAALEVATGKVIGSLHRRHRAAEFKKFLAKVDKEVPEDLQVHLILDTYATHKTPDIKRWLLAHPRFHLHFTPTSASWLNLVERWFAELTQKKLKRGVHRSVQALERDIRAWLADWNDHPRPFVWTKTADEILDKVASYCHRISDSGH, from the coding sequence ATGAGTCGACCAGGTCCGAAGATTCCGCCGTTGTCGGTCACTGATGCCCAGCGTGCTGTCTTGGAGGGCTGGTTACGTCGTCGCACGACGGCCCAGGCTTTGGCTCAGCGGTCGCGGATCGTGCTGGAGTGCGCGGAGGGACACTCGGTCATGGAGGTGTCGCGCCGGTTGCGGATCGCGCCGGACACGGTGCGGACCTGGCGGCGGCGCTTCCTCGAGCACGGTCTGGACGGGCTGGGTGACGAGCCGCGGCCGGGTGTCCCGCGGAAGATCACTGACGCGGATGTCGAGCGGGTGATCGTGAAAACGCTGGAGGAGACGCCGAGGAACGCGACGCACTGGTCGACCCGGTCGATGGCCGCGGCGACGGGTATGTCGCAGTCGACGGTCTCGAGGATCTGGCGGGCGTTCGCGCTGGCGCCGCACCGGTCGCAGACGTTCAAGCTGTCGACGGATCCGCTGTTCATCGACAAGGTCCGCGACGTTGTCGGTCTCTACCTGGATCCGCCGGAGAAGGCTTTGGTCCTCTGCGTGGACGAGAAGTCGCAGATCCAGGCTCTGGACCGGTCCCAGCCGGTCCTGCCGATGATGCCCGGTGTTCCAGAGCGCCGCAGTCACGACTACATCCGTGCCGGCACGACCACCCTCTTCGCGGCCCTGGAGGTCGCGACCGGCAAGGTGATCGGCTCACTCCACCGCCGTCACCGGGCTGCCGAGTTCAAGAAGTTCCTGGCCAAGGTCGACAAGGAGGTCCCGGAGGACCTTCAGGTCCATCTGATCCTCGACACCTATGCGACCCACAAGACACCCGACATCAAGCGGTGGCTGCTGGCGCATCCGCGGTTCCATCTGCACTTCACGCCGACCAGCGCGTCGTGGCTGAACCTGGTCGAGCGGTGGTTCGCCGAGCTCACGCAGAAGAAACTGAAGCGTGGAGTCCACCGCTCGGTCCAGGCTCTCGAACGCGACATCCGGGCCTGGCTCGCCGACTGGAACGACCACCCCCGGCCCTTCGTTTGGACGAAGACAGCCGACGAAATCCTCGACAAGGTCGCTTCCTACTGCCACCGAATCTCTGACTCAGGTCACTAG
- a CDS encoding helix-turn-helix transcriptional regulator translates to MTTPPPAPNLKALHLELSRLRAARGWTYDQLAERSGLARRTLIEIEQGRTVGSLQTWHRLAHALGTPIGEILGALCQGHEPPQPSAGGPL, encoded by the coding sequence GTGACGACTCCTCCGCCAGCCCCGAACCTCAAGGCCCTGCATTTGGAGTTGTCGCGCCTCCGAGCTGCTCGTGGATGGACCTACGATCAACTTGCCGAGCGCAGCGGCCTGGCTCGACGGACCTTGATCGAGATCGAACAGGGTCGTACGGTCGGGAGCCTCCAGACGTGGCACCGCCTCGCGCACGCCCTTGGTACGCCCATCGGCGAAATCCTCGGAGCGCTCTGCCAGGGGCATGAACCACCCCAGCCCTCAGCAGGTGGACCTCTCTGA
- a CDS encoding winged helix-turn-helix domain-containing protein — MRYPEGGGLTAERRAFREGIRLQAGVRFAAGEKTAVIAKDLRVSVRSVERWRRAWRERGMDALRSTGPANAPTVTDEQFAVLEEELGKGPSAHGFEDERWTLARVQTLIRRHLRVSLSVATVWRLLRRHGWSWQAPARRALERDEHAVELWKKEVWPGVKASRRRPVPGSSSRTKPASR, encoded by the coding sequence GTGAGGTATCCAGAGGGCGGGGGCCTGACCGCTGAGCGTCGGGCGTTTCGTGAGGGGATCCGGCTTCAGGCCGGCGTGCGGTTCGCGGCGGGTGAGAAGACCGCGGTCATCGCGAAGGACCTGCGGGTGAGTGTGCGGTCCGTGGAACGCTGGCGCCGTGCCTGGCGCGAGCGCGGCATGGATGCCTTGCGCTCGACGGGTCCGGCGAACGCCCCGACCGTCACCGATGAACAGTTCGCTGTGCTCGAGGAGGAACTCGGCAAGGGGCCGTCGGCACACGGCTTCGAAGACGAACGCTGGACCCTGGCCCGGGTCCAGACCCTGATCCGTCGGCATCTTCGGGTGAGCCTGTCGGTGGCGACGGTGTGGCGGCTGCTGAGACGGCACGGCTGGTCCTGGCAGGCGCCCGCCCGCAGAGCCCTCGAGCGTGACGAGCACGCGGTGGAGCTGTGGAAGAAGGAGGTGTGGCCGGGGGTAAAAGCCTCGCGGCGGCGTCCGGTGCCTGGATCGTCTTCGAGGACGAAGCCGGCTTCTCGATGA
- a CDS encoding transposase, with protein sequence MTPPRARTWGRRGQTPVIRVRGRSRRRTSVAALCCYKPGEHSRLIHRPRTHLLLKGARKSFSWKDYRDLLVRAHIQLGGPIVVVWDNLNTHLAAGLKHYEAEHDWLTTVRLPPYAPDLNPVEAVWSLVRRAMANTAFATPDDLDRTLRRELHRIQLRPHLVDGCLTATHLAIDPPTPP encoded by the coding sequence ATGACTCCGCCCCGTGCCCGCACCTGGGGCCGGCGCGGACAGACCCCTGTCATCCGTGTGCGCGGCAGGTCCCGCCGCCGGACCTCGGTCGCCGCGCTGTGCTGCTACAAACCCGGTGAACACAGCCGTCTCATCCACCGGCCCCGCACTCATCTCCTGCTCAAGGGTGCACGCAAGAGCTTCTCCTGGAAGGACTACCGCGACCTGCTGGTGCGGGCTCACATCCAGCTCGGCGGCCCGATCGTGGTGGTCTGGGACAATCTCAACACCCACCTGGCCGCGGGGCTGAAACATTACGAGGCCGAGCACGACTGGCTCACCACCGTCCGGCTCCCGCCCTATGCACCCGACCTGAACCCCGTCGAGGCCGTCTGGTCACTCGTGCGCAGAGCGATGGCCAACACCGCCTTCGCCACACCCGACGACCTCGACCGCACACTCCGCCGCGAGTTACACAGAATCCAACTCCGACCCCACTTGGTCGACGGCTGCCTCACGGCCACACATCTGGCCATCGACCCACCGACCCCACCCTGA